The following proteins are co-located in the Massilia litorea genome:
- a CDS encoding response regulator transcription factor → MYRVLLVEDDARLAELVTEYLSGYEFAVEQVARGDEALARFQAFAPDVVVLDLMLPGLDGMVVCRQIREISEVPILILTAREDSYDEVSGLEQGADDFVNKPVQPRVLLARLRALLRRTQPKAAPESGELLFGALRIVGADRTVYWRDELCVLSNTEYKLLLVLAEAAGRVLSRDELLKKMRGIEFDGLDRSIDNCISKLRRKFDDAKSEKIKTVWGEGYLFSPSAWG, encoded by the coding sequence CGAGCTCGTTACTGAATATTTGTCCGGCTATGAATTCGCGGTCGAGCAGGTGGCGCGCGGCGACGAGGCGCTGGCACGCTTCCAGGCCTTCGCGCCCGATGTGGTCGTGCTCGACCTGATGCTGCCGGGACTGGACGGCATGGTCGTGTGCCGCCAGATCCGCGAGATCTCCGAGGTGCCGATCCTGATCCTCACCGCGCGCGAAGATTCCTACGACGAAGTGTCGGGCCTGGAGCAAGGCGCGGACGATTTCGTGAACAAGCCGGTGCAGCCGCGCGTGCTGCTGGCGCGCCTGCGCGCCCTGCTGCGCCGCACCCAGCCGAAGGCGGCGCCAGAGAGCGGCGAACTGCTGTTCGGGGCCTTGCGCATCGTCGGCGCCGACCGCACCGTGTACTGGCGCGACGAACTGTGTGTGCTCAGCAATACCGAATACAAGCTGCTGCTGGTACTGGCCGAGGCCGCCGGGCGCGTACTCTCGCGCGACGAACTGCTCAAAAAGATGCGCGGCATCGAGTTCGACGGGCTGGACCGCAGCATCGACAACTGCATCTCCAAGCTGCGCCGCAAGTTCGACGACGCCAAATCGGAAAAGATCAAGACGGTATGGGGCGAAGGATATCTATTCTCCCCTTCGGCCTGGGGCTAA